CATTAAACGCATGCACCTCTGACCCTTGAGCTAACTGCCCAAAACTCCATGTCTAATTTTGTTTATGTCTGTCTCTATGTCTAAATTTATCTTTGGCCTTCAGCtaatttaattttactgtaaGTGAAAACTTCTTAAAAAACTGTAGTTCTTAAAACTCAGGACTGAGCAATGCTTTATATGTAAGAGCCCAAGGGTTGATCCCTACCCTACCACCACATAGTcatctgagtacttccaggagtgacatCTAAGAaatactgagcaccactagatttaagccaaaaagtaaagagagagagagagagagagagagagagagagaagtaaaaaaaatctaaaatgtatGTAGATGAAGATTATAGGGTCTTAAAATTAAAGTGTCAATTACCATTGTtagctgaataaaaataaagattaaaccaTTTCAAAAGTGACATTGACAAACTATTTAATATGCAAGTATATTCTACATGAATACAAATTTTCAGAACAAGTTTTTTTTGTAGAAAGGGCAGCtccaatttattaataaatttaaaactacatataaaatatttcttcagaaacaatagagatgaggtttgaaaggaccagcccataaaatgaagcttaccacaaagattgttgagtgcacttagagaaattaCTGGACCAACAACCATCatgataatagttttttttttatgattgaaacccaactacaaacatgtgcttaaagatattaataaaaaagaaataaaatattttcagtcagCATACTTCCTGGATAGTAGCAAATAGCACCCGGTTGATATTCATTGCATTCAGATGTTTTCCAGAATCCGTCAGTGTCTAACACCACACAGTCTTCAAGTTGCTCATTATTATCAGCCCAGCGAGTAAACTGAACACGTTTCCCATCTGACCAACCAAAATTGAGCTCATCCTATAAGGAACAGCAACATATTTCTagtcacaatattttatttattaatgtttgtAATGTGATCCTCATGGTCTAACCattcttaatttattatatatttgacaTATATTTGTTGACACTCCGTTGGACATTGTctcaacatttaaaaacattatcatggggtcaaagagatagtataggaggtaaggtaGTTGGCTTTCATATTACTGTCACTGATTTAAATGGctagcaccacatttggtccccctgagcactgctaggagtcacttctgagcactgagtcacaAATATTCCCTAAACTCTGTAGGATGTGGTACCCAAACCAACAATAAGaccctaaaataataaatatttcccaTTTAATCTCTGTAATACATATggtagtaattattattattttacagatgaagaaactaagGCATGTAACATGGCCTAAGTGATATTCTATGTAGGATtccatgtggtactggagatggaaccctacttgctgtactatctctcctgacaCCCAAACTATATTTTAGTAGCTATAAGTCACAAATATAATCAAGTTCAAGAATTCCAACTGCTTTATTCTGATCTGTTCCCCACCAAAGATGTCATAACTTAGAGACCAGTTATGTACATTATGATCTCAATTTGACCTTTCGATATATAATATTGCTTAATTTCTCATATGTCCATATCATATGGATCCCTTTCTGTTTGCTGTATTTCTGTGTAATCTAAGTTCAGAGTATTCTTTAGAATTCCTATCCCTTACAAATACATCATTTTGtatactctctctgtctctctctctctctctctctctctctctctctctctctctctctatatatatatatatatatatatatatatatatatatatatatatatttggggtcacacctggtggtggcactcaggggttactcctggcatgcttggggaaccatatggatgctgggattcaaaccaccaccaccctggtggattggctgcatgctaggcaaatgctctactgctgtgttctcTTGGCCCCTATACTCTATATTCTTATTGAAAATAAATCCCTTCAGACTTCTTATCCTTTCACtacatttgctttttttggtaAGGGAGAAGGAAGACTGTTGGGGTCATACTAGTAATGCAGAGGACCCCCTGACATTGACTAAGCAAAGGAAACTTCTGCTGTCCTCCTGGTCCTAGCACTGACTTAGAGACATGTGTATTTCTCATCCAGTTCCCATCCCTTTTGACCTTCTCAATCTCTATGTAATTTTGCTTCAATGTACTTGAATGTCCAAACACTAGTTCTAGACTAGTTCTAGTAGTTCTAGACTACTTAATAGTGTAGTTAAGAATAGTCACATATCAGATACTGAAAACATGTCTTTGTTAGGCCAACATTGTTTCTGCATACATTTAGAAAGCCTCTAAGGGTCTCCTATCTcagactgttcatttcttctctaattctttgtatagtattatttatttttaagtcaaagtTTGATATTGTTATTACTGTGCTTAAATCTTCCAATACATTCCcactaaatttaatttatttatttatacactttCTGTTCCAAAGATGTAAAGtagcttatgttttttttttctctcagactGCGAATGATTATAAAACCATGTGGTGTTGGAGACTGAATCTGGGGCTCCCTCAAGCAAAGCATGCAATCCTTTAGCTATTTCCCTACTCCCAAGACTGCTtgtgaagaaatagaaataggctggagagatagcatggaggtagggcgtttgcctcatatgcagaaggatggtggttcgaatcccagcttaccatatggtcccctgaacctgccaggagcaatttctgagcatagagccagaagtaacccctgagcactgctgggtgtgacccaaataacaaaaaaaaaaaaaaaaaaaaaaaaacagttacatatagtatgcttaaataaaaagtggaaggagaaaaagaaacatctGTAAAAATGATAAAAGGGGCAAGAACCAAAACTTTTAAGTGGAGAAAATGTCACAAGACAGCATAATCCTAACTgtgttcaataaaaaataagtgtataCAGAAAATTATCCTGAAGGCAATAGCTCTCTGATTATATCTTTCAGAAGTAAAACTTTACTTTTCTTcccttaatatattaaattacaaGTTTTCTCACTATTGCTTTGTTTCAAATGCTTTAAGATGATTGAGACTAGGAAACATAATAATCACTCATTACCAGCCTCACAACATATATAATGATGCTTTTACATAATACTAAATAACATAATAACATAATACCCAAAAAGAAAGGAGACAAAAGAAGTATTTTAAGAAGTTGATACTCTGAATCTAGGTAAGCAGCTATGTTGGTGATGTAGCTTGATTTAAGAGTATATTCTGGGATAACCAGAGCCTTGAAGTGTATGGAAGTATAAgcattaattctttttattttttaaaaatttttcaacttttcatacacttttattttctcccttctaCCATAATGATATAACCAAATTTAGTCTTAACTAGAGGGTCTGTAAAGACAGGTTTATCTAGACCactcacaggcaaggcaaatgctgcttcTTGAAATGGTCCTACCATAGAGCCTCTGGTCATCCAACCCAAGTCACCCCCTTGCCTGGCTTTATCTTCACTGTACTGTGTGGCCACTTCATTGAATCGCATTCCAAACTTTAACTTTTCCATGGCTTCCATGACTCTTCCATGTTTTTCGCACAGAATGTGCCTGACCTTGACGGCATTGCCACCAACTTTGGAACCCTGAACCTTCTTGTCAGCACTGTCACTCCCAGAGGCTCCTCCCCCTTTTCCCGCTTTCCTGGAACAGCTTTTCCCTTTGGGAGGCATCTCCAAAACTCGCTGATGTCTTTTCAATTGCTTAGTAGGCTTCGCATTAATTCTTTTTAACTGAGGTTCCAAAGATTATGGGTGGCAATAAAAATGAGATTTGCCAATGGTAATGtagtctagttttttttttttctttaaccattcTCCAGTTCAGCTCAGGGTTCCATTCAGTTGCAGAAAAAATTATCCAGATCACATTTTTTTTCAACCAGTTCTATGTTACACTAACACATATAACTGAGGTTTACTTAGTATAACTTCTATCAGTTATAGCTCTctaagattaaatttaaaaagatgttCTGTAGAGCCATACATCTAACTAGGGTTTTAAAAGTCAAGTCATGTACTGCACAAGTCAAGTTCACATCACATTTTCTCTAACTGCCACCACTTAGGCAGTGCATAATATATGCAGCCTCCTTCACCTACCCTATATCTTACCTTTTGGTACATCTCAGTGGGAAGAATGTTGGATTACTGTACAGAACACTTAGACAAATGGCAAAAAGTATCCTATAATGCTGAAaggaatatttcatatttatttaaaaaattcaacatacATTTTCTACATCAATTCAGGACTGGGTCTTGATATGAATTAAAACACTATTCTAATCACTTTTAGAGTGGCTTAATTTCACTCTGCTGATTCTGAAAGAGTATCTATCCATAGGATTTTACATCTGCCCAGTTCAATAcagtttttcagtttttcctcctcttttttgatGGCTAAAGGAACATTAAGTTCATGATTATGGCTCAGTtccttgattaaaataaattaaagaactgCTGAACTACAATAGTCTAATAAACTTTACCTTAATCTAAACAAGAGAATATCAAACCTTCTAATTGTAGAAAGATGACTGCCACTAAAATTATGTATCTTATGAAATTCATTCACTAGAATTCTTATGATTTTCAGTGTCTTTTAGTCTAATATGAGAAATGCTATGCACAATAAAAATGTCATAGTCCATCATATAATTATGGCAGTTGGTACTGAAAACTTACATCTTGACTGGAGAGTCCAATCCATAAAGATGATCTATGCTGGATGGCCTGCACAGTTAGGAATGCCTGCTGGTAAGGGTCTGTGATGCTCACCAGCTGCATGTTATCTTTTCGACACTCCCTCAGCGCATCAAACCATGTCAAATTCTTCATGATTATTTTATACAGATTATTGAGATACTTTACAGTTTCTGAAGTGTTCTTCAAGGTCTGTTTATTTTCTACTTCTGTacataaaaatgacataaaaaccGACAAGTCATGGATTATTTAccaaattccccccccccacacacacacaggtttttcagccacacccagtgatactcaggggttactcctggctatgcactcagaaattggtcctggcttgggggaccatatgggatgacgggggatcaattcgtggtctgtcctaggctagcgtgtgcaaggcagagaccttaccacttgtgccaccactctggccccaaatttctccatattttaccttagaaattatttatctatttattgagatattttggggccagagtgatagtgtaggtgtttgccttgaatgcaggggacccatatttgatccctggcaccccatttggatCATGAATCTTGTGGGGAATAACTTCTAAGAATACAGCAATGAGTATTCCCTAAGCATTGATGGGTGTATtacaaaactgaaacaaaatgagcatattttataataagtattgtataaaatatacattttttctaaCACTGGTATAAAATTCTGTTTTAGTTGATCTAATTTTTGAAGGAAAAtgctataaacaaaaataacctcTAATAAGCTTACCAATTCAGGATGGTGTCAAATGTCTTTCTTGAACTACTTCAACAAGTGTATGTGTTAGGTGTTTGCTTACAAAGGTTTTCCCTTGGACAGCTCTCATAAAAAATGCAAAAGCCATACACAAGAGATAACCTATATTTGATTTATTGCTTTacaatatttctctaaataaggTAGTTACTAAAATGTGTGATAATAATGAACAGataaaggctggagtgatagtatagaggggACGGCACTTGCTTTTGCACATGGTTCAACCCTGGTTTGCTCTCTGGCACtacggtcccccaaaccaactattagtgatctctgagctcagagccaggaataaccaccgGATGTGGtcttaaaacagaaacaaacaaaagaacaaagattAAGTCAGTAGGGGAAAAATGTCTTTGGAAGCACATGGGAAATCTATTCATataacaaagttttaaaaaataatttgttaaaaattCACTGTGATcagtggtaggaagcttgccacaaagagtagagaGTGCAAATTAAAGTAGAGAGGGGACTACTATGAAAGGGACGGACATTCACGGCACTCCTTCTTTatcagtagtgcaaaccacagtgtcaaaaaagagaggcagagagacacacagaaagaaactgagaggtaaaatgcttgccccagaagcaggtgggagtggggtgggaaagAGAAGGATAtcaaggagggtgagaggaaaactgtcaACATTAGTAGTATTAGTAGTGGGAAATGTATACAGgtaaaggttgttgtacattatatgactgtaactcaatcatgaagttCTTTAGCTATGGAAAAACCTGtaatatgaataaccttgtaaccatgaagtttaaataaaaaaaaacacacaaaaattcactgtgatcaacaaaaatatttatattgttattgaAAAGATGGAtgatgcatttatatattttatatattttatttttatctagagTATAGGGTATATTTAAAATGTGCCGCatacttttatatttacaaatttaatAACTAACATTTCTGGAGCACATGCTGTTCATGCAGAACCTGAGGTTTGGTCTCTGCTACCTCATGGATTCTAGAGCACTGCTTCAAACAACTGGGTGCAGCCTCAAACAAAGCCAAATGATAATAAGAATTTTAGAttagactaaaataaaaacacttaagtttttcctcctttcttcatgatataaagtaaaaatatgtatatgttagTAGTAACAcaatttgaggctggagagatattttaTTAAGTATGACAATGATACTTGAAAAAATAGCACTCTGAGATCATCTGACTTAGTCAATATGGATTTATTCAAGATGAAGTCTTTAAGGTACAGGATTGTGAGTTAGCAATCATTTATAAgtatcatttttacattttttaaaaagtaatatatggaTATACATATGTAACTCAGAGCATAAAATTCCTAGATATCTACAGAGCAATACATACCTGAATATTTCTGACAGAGAAAGAGAGTATGGGGTTCACTGCAGGCAGTAAAATTCCATGTTCCAACAAAAGGTGACTTTGGGATATTGAGCATCATTGAACAGTGATAGTGAGAATCTTCCTCGAAAAACTAAGCAAAATATAAgccataaaataaatcataaaactaATAGAAGACCTTACCAAGAAAAGCTTGTATCTTTTATAATTGCATTTTTGCTTCTGTAAAAATTCTGTgaaggtggagagatagcacagtggtagggcatttgccttgcatgcagccgatccaggatgaacagtggttcgaatcccggcatcccatatggttccccatgccaggagcaatttctgagttcagagccaggagtaactcgtgaaATCCACTGCTTAttaaccaaaaatacaaaaaaaattctatgaaggAATTGAAATGAAGTAACAAAGCAAATTCTGACATTCTTCCAAAACTGTAAGAAGAgataatttaagatattttatatatagcaaaATAGAGGCAAGGTTGCAAaacatatcatttttttttttggtttttgggtcatatctggcagtgatcaggggttacttaaaataaaacaaaaagtaatggtTATAAGAacagaatttataaataaattgaggaaaatataggtagaATGCTCTAAGACTAAAAAGTGTCTAAACACACTTCAAAGGTGTCTTTAAAGATACAATGCCGATGGCATAggcaacagaataaaaaataaatgaacgagactccatttaattaaaaaatttctgtatggcaaaacaaacatgggctaaaactaaaacacagctaactgaatgggataAAATATCTacagtcaggggccagagtggtggtgcaagaggtaaggcgtctgccttgcccatgctagcctaggatggaccacggttcaattccccagtatcccatatggtcccccaaaccaggagcgatttctgagtgcatagctaggagtaacccctgtgtgtcactgggtgtggcccaaaaaccaaaaaaaaaaatctgcagtcaacatatcagataaagatttgatatctagtataaataaaatattaatatagatcaacaacaaaaagacagaaagtaGCATATTCATGttacaaagaaaagagaataaaaatgtagcTGACTGGacttaagagatagtacagagggcaaagATCCTGCCTCATATGTGATTTAATCCTAAGTACAATATATGGGGTCCTGAGCCttgtcagagtgatccctgaacacagcgtCAGAacttaaccctgagcactaatgaGTGTGGTCCTGCCCCATCCACCACTTCATGAAAAAAAGTAAGCTaacaaaaaagcataaaaatttaTGAACCATAGATGTACCAAAATCTATGAactaagatgaaaataaaatttctagtaaCTCAAATTCATTAGAATATGATAATCCACTCTGaacaactaaaattttattacaaggaaataaaaaagatttagtaTGATCTCTTTTAATGTGTTATGCCACATATTAATACATCTAGTTGAAAAAAACTATATGACAATATCAAAAGAGGGtggaaacaaattttataaaattgagatGAGAAAGTTGGGTATATCATGACCATAAATTTCAGTACTATTGTAATTATATTGCTTTAATTAATTATTCATTTCTGAATGAAAATTCTAAAGCTggatatataataatatctactcaacaaaaaatcaaaataatctaTAATAATGAAAAACTGTGGACAGTTTCATTAAAGTTAGAGTATATCTAGAAAGCAGTTATTGTGCCTAATTGTCATGATTCTGGAAATCCTAGCACATATTTGTATCTTTTATTATCTAATTAAGAAACTCATGAATATCTGATAAAAAACTCCAGAAGTagatttcctttttgttgtttgttttgggcatacctggtggtactcaagggataCCCCTggatctgcacacagaaattattcctggcagcctGCGGGGttatgtgggatgttggggatcaaatggggtccactccatgcaaggcaaatgctctacccattgtgccaTCTACTCCTGGCCTCAAAAGTAAATCTTTTAAGAAAGATGCCTAAgataatatctatctatctatctatctatctatctatctatctatctatctatctatctatctatctatctatctatctatctatctatctatctatctatctatctatctatctatctatctatctatctatctatctacctacctacctacctacctacctacctacctacctacctacctacctacctatctatctatctatctatctatctatctatctatctatctatctatctatctatctatctatctatctatctatctatctatctatctatctatctaaaacaATCCAACATACATACACAAATTGCCTTTCTAACATATCAGtaagaaagtaaaagaaggggctggagagatagcatggaggtaaggcgtttgcctttcatgcaggaggtcattggttcgaatcccagcgttcatatggtcccccgtgcctgccaggagcaatttctgaacatggagccagaagtaacccctgaacactggtgggtgtgacccaaaaaccacacacacacacacacacacacacacacacacacacacacacacacacacacacacacgaaagtaAAAGAAGACCTACCATTCTAAATAGAAATAAGAGAGAGGAGCTTATTAAAAGCCTCATGAAAAACAATGAGAAAGAACATAAGATCCAAGCTATCATCAAACtgtaaaatgtgcctgtcaatgtGGCTGGGGGT
This is a stretch of genomic DNA from Suncus etruscus isolate mSunEtr1 chromosome 5, mSunEtr1.pri.cur, whole genome shotgun sequence. It encodes these proteins:
- the LOC126008852 gene encoding peptidyl-prolyl cis-trans isomerase NIMA-interacting 4-like; this encodes MPPKGKSCSRKAGKGGGASGSDSADKKVQGSKVGGNAVKVRHILCEKHGRVMEAMEKLKFGMRFNEVATQYSEDKARQGGDLGWMTRGSMVGPFQEAAFALPVSGLDKPVFTDPLVKTKFGYIIMVEGRK